Genomic segment of Truepera radiovictrix DSM 17093:
TGGCGATGTTTAACGCCCTCGTGTGGGGCTTTTTGGTGGGCCGCGGCGACTCGCGCACGCCGATGCTGCTCGCGTGGCTGCAGGTCGGCCTCAACATCGTGCTCGACTGGCTGCTGGTGCTCGGCAACCTGGGGTTCCCGGCGTGGGGGGTCGCGGGGGCGGCCGTCGCGACCGTCCTGGCCAACGCGGCGGTGACGCTTTTAAGCGCTTGGATCTTGTGGCGCCCGGACTCGCACGTGCGCTTCCGGACGCGCCGCGTGCGCCCGCCCCGGCTCGCCGAGCTGCGCCGCGTGCTCGCGACGAGCCTGCCTCTAGGCGTCGGCGACTTCGTCGACGTGGCCTCCTTTACGGTCTTTTTCGCCCTCATCGGGCGGCTCGGCACCGAGATCTTGGCCGCCAACAACATCGCGCTGCAGTTTATGAGCCTCTCGTTTACGCTGGGGATCGCCGTGGCGCAGGCGAGCTCGAGCCTTGTCGCGCAAGCTCTCGGCGCAGAGGACCCGAAGCGGGCCGAGCGGGTGGGCTACCGCGCGATGGGGCTCGGCATGGCGCTCATGGGGCTCGTCGGGCTCGGTTACCTGGTCGCGCCGGAACGGCTCATGGGGACCTTTAGCGGCGACCCCAGGGTGATCGAAGCCGGTACCGCGATCTTGCAGCTCGTCGCGCTCTACCAGATCTTCGACGCGGCCGCCATCGTCCTCGGCGGGGCGCTCAACGGCGCGGGCGACACCACCTACACGATGCTCGCGCGGCTCGTGTGCGCGTGGGGGATTTTTCTGCCGCTCGCCTACCTCTTCGCCTTCCCCTTGGGAGGGGGCGTCCGCGGGGCGTGGGCGGGGGCGATGGCGTACCTTGTCGCGCTCGCGCTCGCGTACCTCGTGCGCTTCCGCTCGGGGCGTTGGAAAACGCTCAAGGTGGCGCCCGACGTCGCCCCTTCGGTCGTCTAGAGCGCCAGCCACCCATTCGGCTGGGTTCGGTTGACGCTCCGTCCAACGGGTGGTGCGTCCAACGGGTGGTTTGGCGTCCGGCGAGCCAGTAGCCTTGGCGGGTAGCACCTGGTTGGAGACGCTCACACCGATAAAAAGCTGCTCTGCACGCACGTTCTGAGAGGGGCAGCGACGTTTTGTGACACGGCTACCCGTAGCTCGTGATCTGCAAGCTACGGGCCACCAGCCCCTTCCGAAACGGTTCCCGCGGGATCAAGGGGACAATGGAAGCTAACCTAGAGGTCCACCCCAGAAAAGGTGTCGCACGCGCTCGGGTCCCCCGTCTCGAAGCCCCTCCCAAACCAGCGCATGCGCTGCGCCGAGGAGCCGTGGGTAAAGGTCTCCGTATTCACCTGCCCGGTGGCCTGGCGCTGCAGACGGTCGTCACCGACCGCCGCCGCCGCGCTTAGACCCTCCTCGAGGTCGCCGCGTTCCAGACCGCCGCGCTCGGCGACCGACCGGCCATAGACGCCGGCGTAGCAGTCGGCTTGCAGCTCGAGGGCGACCGACAGGCGGTTGGCGTAGCGCGGCTCCGCCCGCTGCAGCTGCCGCACCTCCGCGGCGGTCCCCAACAGGTTCTGCACGTGGTGGCCGACCTCGTGCGCGAGCACGTACGCTTGCGCGAAGTCGCCGGCCGCACCGTAGCGGTCGCGCAGCACGTCGTAAAACGCGAGGTCGAGGTAGACCCGGCCGTCTAAAGGGCAGTAGAAGGGCCCGGAGGAGGCGGGCGCGTACCCGCAGCCCGAGGTGATTGCACCTTCGTAGAGCACGAGCACAGCGTCCTCGTAGACGAGGTCGTTTTCCGCGAAGATAGCAGCCCACATCGCCTGCGACTCGTCGAGCACCGCCGACATGAAGTGCGCGCGCTCGTCGTCGGTGGCCTCAGCCCCCGGCACCGACCAGGACGCCGCCGCGGTGCCGAGCGGCGAGGACACCCCCAAGAGGCTAAAGAGGTCGGTGCCGAGAAAAAGGCTCAAGGCGAGCAGCAAGAGCGTCCCCCCGACCCCCAAGGGCACCCCCGCACCCCCTGCGCGCCGAGCGCGGCGGTCTTCGACGTTCTTGCTGAGTCCTCGGTTCTCCCACTTCATGTGCTCCCCCTTTAGGCGGCCCCGCAGGCGGGGCCACACCGGCTCGAGCCGAGTTTATAGGGCTCCAGGGGTGACGTGAAGGGGTACGTGCGGCACTCGGGAGGTGCTGCCGCGTCCCAAACTGCCGCCCCACCGAGGCGGCGGCCCCTCCAAAAGCGCGTCGCCGCTAGCCGTAGTGGTTGCCGTTACGCGTCGCCGCCAGCACGTCCTTGAGGGGCGCTTTGGCGAGGCCGATAACGGTGTCGGCGGCGCCGTAGTAGACCCACACCTCGGCCTCGTCGCCCGTGCCCCGGACGAACGCCCCGCAGGTAAAGACGATGTTGTAGCCGTTGCCGT
This window contains:
- a CDS encoding MATE family efflux transporter; translation: MRTTTRTGLTRNITLLAGPLILQNLSYTLLGVTDTFFVSRISTAAVGAVGLAGVLFFALMLLFRSTAASSVIFVGRAHGARDRRGVGDAVWSVLWVVALLSLLAFALPWVFTFLFRFAAPAGSPEVLELGTRYLQIRAFEVPLAMFNALVWGFLVGRGDSRTPMLLAWLQVGLNIVLDWLLVLGNLGFPAWGVAGAAVATVLANAAVTLLSAWILWRPDSHVRFRTRRVRPPRLAELRRVLATSLPLGVGDFVDVASFTVFFALIGRLGTEILAANNIALQFMSLSFTLGIAVAQASSSLVAQALGAEDPKRAERVGYRAMGLGMALMGLVGLGYLVAPERLMGTFSGDPRVIEAGTAILQLVALYQIFDAAAIVLGGALNGAGDTTYTMLARLVCAWGIFLPLAYLFAFPLGGGVRGAWAGAMAYLVALALAYLVRFRSGRWKTLKVAPDVAPSVV
- the ypfJ gene encoding KPN_02809 family neutral zinc metallopeptidase, whose amino-acid sequence is MKWENRGLSKNVEDRRARRAGGAGVPLGVGGTLLLLALSLFLGTDLFSLLGVSSPLGTAAASWSVPGAEATDDERAHFMSAVLDESQAMWAAIFAENDLVYEDAVLVLYEGAITSGCGYAPASSGPFYCPLDGRVYLDLAFYDVLRDRYGAAGDFAQAYVLAHEVGHHVQNLLGTAAEVRQLQRAEPRYANRLSVALELQADCYAGVYGRSVAERGGLERGDLEEGLSAAAAVGDDRLQRQATGQVNTETFTHGSSAQRMRWFGRGFETGDPSACDTFSGVDL